One region of Lebetimonas natsushimae genomic DNA includes:
- the rpsD gene encoding 30S ribosomal protein S4 — protein MARYTGPVERIERRLGVSLELKGERRLAGKSALDKRPYAPGQHGQRRSKISEYGLQLREKQKIKYYYGVLEKQFRKFFHEANRQEGSTGENLIKLLERRLDNVVYRMGFASTRRFARQLVTHGHVLVNGKKVNIPSYLVKEGDRIEIKEKTKNNPQVQRALELSKQTGIAPWVDVDRDKVAGIFQRVPERSEVNIPVEERLVVELYSK, from the coding sequence ATGGCAAGATATACAGGACCAGTTGAAAGAATAGAAAGAAGACTAGGAGTTAGTCTAGAACTTAAAGGTGAGAGAAGATTAGCTGGAAAATCAGCACTTGATAAAAGACCTTATGCACCAGGACAACACGGGCAAAGAAGAAGTAAAATCAGTGAATACGGATTACAGCTTAGAGAAAAACAAAAAATTAAATATTATTACGGTGTTCTTGAAAAACAATTTAGAAAATTTTTCCATGAAGCCAACAGACAGGAAGGCTCAACAGGGGAAAACTTAATTAAACTTCTTGAGAGAAGACTTGACAATGTGGTTTACAGAATGGGATTTGCATCAACTAGAAGATTTGCAAGACAACTTGTAACTCACGGACACGTTTTAGTAAACGGAAAAAAAGTAAACATACCTTCATATCTTGTAAAAGAAGGTGACAGAATAGAAATTAAGGAAAAAACAAAAAATAACCCACAAGTTCAAAGAGCGTTAGAACTATCTAAACAAACTGGAATTGCTCCATGGGTAGATGTAGACAGAGATAAAGTTGCAGGTATTTTCCAAAGAGTTCCTGAAAGAAGTGAAGTAAATATTCCAGTAGAAGAAAGATTAGTAGTTGAGTTGTACTCTAAATAA
- the rplQ gene encoding 50S ribosomal protein L17, translated as MRHKHGYRKLGRDSEHRAALLRNLACDLIEHEKIETTVPKAKELRRYIEKLITRAKNADFNTHRYVYSKLGSNQRAKAATQKLIDIIAPKFENRNGGYTRIVKTRFRRGDAAEMCIIEFVQD; from the coding sequence ATGAGACACAAACACGGATACAGAAAACTGGGTAGAGACTCTGAACACAGAGCGGCTTTACTTAGAAATTTAGCATGTGATTTAATAGAACATGAAAAAATTGAAACAACAGTTCCAAAAGCAAAAGAACTTAGAAGATATATTGAAAAATTAATTACTCGTGCAAAAAATGCAGATTTTAACACACATAGATATGTATATTCTAAACTTGGAAGTAATCAAAGGGCAAAAGCGGCAACTCAAAAACTAATTGATATTATCGCACCTAAATTTGAAAATAGAAATGGTGGATATACAAGAATTGTTAAAACAAGATTTAGAAGAGGTGATGCAGCTGAAATGTGTATCATCGAATTTGTTCAAGACTAA
- a CDS encoding DNA-directed RNA polymerase subunit alpha → MNKIKTELIVPSEVSYEENENKAKIEIYPFESGFGVSVAHPIRRTLIASTPGFAPVAMKIEGVKHEFDSLKGMLEDVASFIINLKNVRFKIKEGDEAEVTYHFVGPKEIKGADLENEVVEIVTPETYIATLNEEGELKLTLIIKKGMGFVAVENFRDELPEGFIGLDAYFSPIKKVVYNIENILVEDDPNFEKVIFEIETDGQISPIDAFKTAIDTYLKQFTIFTKEFNIETKTAQSIELDESYNILFEPIENLNLRSRSFNALDRAGIRFIGELVLMGKEKLSNIKNLGAKSLEEIFEKLEEIGFSVNKTLPLEIKKVIEEKLSKLKENE, encoded by the coding sequence ATGAATAAAATTAAAACAGAACTTATTGTTCCAAGTGAAGTTTCTTATGAAGAAAATGAAAACAAAGCAAAAATTGAAATTTATCCTTTTGAATCAGGTTTTGGAGTAAGTGTAGCCCATCCGATAAGAAGGACATTAATTGCTTCAACTCCTGGTTTTGCTCCTGTTGCTATGAAAATAGAGGGAGTAAAGCATGAATTTGATTCATTAAAAGGTATGCTTGAAGATGTTGCAAGTTTTATAATTAATCTCAAAAACGTTAGATTTAAAATTAAAGAGGGTGATGAAGCAGAAGTAACCTATCATTTTGTAGGCCCTAAAGAAATTAAGGGGGCTGATTTAGAAAATGAAGTAGTTGAAATTGTTACACCTGAAACATATATTGCAACTCTTAATGAAGAAGGTGAGCTTAAATTAACTTTGATTATTAAAAAAGGTATGGGATTTGTAGCCGTTGAAAACTTCAGAGACGAACTTCCTGAAGGCTTTATAGGACTTGATGCATATTTCAGCCCTATTAAAAAAGTGGTTTATAATATTGAAAATATATTGGTTGAAGATGACCCTAATTTTGAAAAAGTAATATTCGAAATTGAAACAGACGGTCAAATCAGTCCGATTGATGCTTTTAAAACGGCAATCGATACATATTTAAAACAGTTTACTATTTTTACAAAAGAATTTAATATTGAAACAAAAACAGCACAGAGTATAGAACTTGACGAAAGTTACAATATTTTATTCGAGCCTATTGAAAATTTAAATCTTAGAAGCAGAAGCTTTAATGCACTTGACAGAGCGGGTATAAGATTTATAGGTGAACTTGTTTTAATGGGTAAAGAAAAATTATCCAACATTAAAAATTTAGGTGCAAAATCACTTGAGGAAATTTTTGAAAAATTAGAAGAAATCGGATTTTCTGTAAATAAAACTTTGCCGCTTGAAATTAAAAAAGTTATTGAAGAGAAACTATCAAAACTTAAGGAGAATGAATGA
- a CDS encoding NifU family protein — protein MAEIPFSDEELKEAVSGVIEELRPMLQMDGGDVTLIDVKKPVVFVQLQGGCVGCASAGATLKYGIEKALKEKIHPDLVVMNVPHGYEDRLDELLKYSF, from the coding sequence ATGGCTGAAATTCCATTTTCTGATGAAGAACTAAAAGAAGCTGTAAGCGGTGTGATTGAAGAACTTCGTCCCATGCTTCAGATGGATGGCGGAGATGTTACATTGATTGATGTTAAAAAGCCAGTCGTATTTGTTCAGCTTCAAGGCGGATGTGTCGGATGTGCAAGTGCCGGGGCTACTTTAAAATACGGTATTGAAAAAGCGCTTAAAGAAAAAATTCATCCGGATTTAGTTGTTATGAATGTGCCACACGGATATGAGGACAGGCTTGATGAGTTACTCAAATATTCATTCTGA
- a CDS encoding (2Fe-2S) ferredoxin domain-containing protein — protein MQMPKPQNIMFMCQVKRPPNFPKPSCVREGKEDLFPYTQQKMMEMGIDPERNWLVPTGCLNRCKFGPVMLVEPGSYMYVDLDKDKIDRILEEHIKNGNPVKEYLIAEEFWA, from the coding sequence ATGCAAATGCCAAAACCGCAAAATATAATGTTTATGTGTCAGGTAAAACGACCTCCAAATTTTCCAAAACCAAGCTGTGTAAGAGAGGGAAAAGAAGATTTGTTTCCTTACACTCAGCAAAAAATGATGGAAATGGGAATTGACCCTGAAAGAAACTGGCTGGTACCTACAGGGTGTCTTAACCGATGTAAATTCGGACCCGTAATGCTGGTTGAACCTGGAAGTTATATGTATGTGGATTTAGATAAGGATAAAATTGACAGAATTTTGGAAGAACATATCAAAAACGGGAATCCTGTAAAAGAATATTTAATTGCGGAGGAATTCTGGGCATGA
- the panD gene encoding aspartate 1-decarboxylase, which translates to MKIEMLYSKIHRATVTDANLNYVGSITIDEELIEKANLLVGQKVDIVNINNGERFSTYVIKGKRGSGEICLNGAAARKVHVGDKIIIIAYASMELEEAKNFKPSVIIVDENNKIQEITDNLKAE; encoded by the coding sequence ATGAAAATAGAAATGCTTTATAGCAAAATCCACAGAGCCACAGTTACAGATGCAAACCTTAATTATGTCGGTTCTATTACAATAGATGAGGAATTAATAGAAAAAGCAAATCTGCTTGTCGGTCAAAAAGTAGATATTGTAAATATAAATAACGGGGAGAGATTTTCCACTTATGTGATTAAAGGAAAAAGAGGCAGTGGTGAAATATGTTTAAACGGAGCAGCCGCAAGAAAAGTTCATGTGGGGGATAAAATTATTATTATTGCATATGCTTCTATGGAGCTTGAAGAAGCAAAAAATTTTAAACCATCTGTTATAATTGTGGATGAGAATAATAAAATTCAAGAGATAACAGATAATTTAAAGGCGGAGTGA
- the rpsK gene encoding 30S ribosomal protein S11 has protein sequence MAKRKVTKKKKIKKQVGRGIVYISATFNNTMITVTDEMGNALCWSSAGHLGFKGSKKSTPFAAQQAVEDAMAKAKEYGIKEVGIKVQGPGGGRETAVKTVGAIEGIKVLWMKDITPLPHNGCRPRKRRRV, from the coding sequence ATGGCAAAAAGAAAAGTAACTAAAAAGAAAAAAATTAAAAAACAAGTTGGACGCGGAATAGTTTATATTTCAGCAACATTCAACAATACTATGATTACTGTGACTGATGAAATGGGTAATGCGTTATGCTGGAGTTCTGCAGGACACCTTGGATTTAAAGGTAGTAAAAAATCAACTCCATTTGCAGCTCAACAAGCGGTAGAAGATGCTATGGCTAAAGCTAAAGAATACGGAATTAAAGAAGTAGGTATTAAAGTACAAGGACCTGGTGGAGGTAGGGAAACTGCAGTAAAAACTGTCGGTGCTATTGAAGGAATTAAAGTACTTTGGATGAAAGATATTACTCCATTACCTCACAATGGTTGTAGACCAAGAAAAAGAAGAAGGGTGTAA
- a CDS encoding UDP-N-acetylmuramoyl-L-alanyl-D-glutamate--2,6-diaminopimelate ligase: MNYEELINKNAITDNTKELINNKIFLKTAQNEKYSQNISSFLTPKDLLNNIKTKFIGITGTNGKTTTAFVLGFLLNQAGFNVAVQGTEGFFVNGEKREDKTLTTPSIFTTIKRVYKYKPDFFIMEVSSHAIAQNRIEGIDFTAKILTSFSQDHLDYHKSMKEYKKIKEGFFQDETLKIVNGQWKMDNGRFSIITVSGYDFKINSKNLYVLEKSIVNDIPMAGEFNKMNFSLALKTAENLTSLSLNNFLFDNFKGVPGRMEIVSINPLIIIDFAHTPDGMQKVISSLKGKKLVVFGAGGDRDKGKRVKMGEVADKLADYIILTNDNPRCEKPEDIVSDIKSGIKKTPFEIILDRKEAIKRAVELSKNFDATLILGKGDEKYIEQCREKIPFSDRETVKNFLI, translated from the coding sequence ATGAATTATGAAGAGTTGATTAACAAAAATGCAATTACAGATAATACAAAAGAACTAATTAATAATAAAATTTTTTTAAAAACTGCACAAAATGAAAAATATTCTCAAAATATTTCTTCTTTTTTGACTCCGAAAGATTTATTAAACAATATTAAAACAAAATTTATAGGAATTACCGGTACAAACGGTAAAACTACAACAGCTTTTGTTTTGGGCTTTTTGTTAAATCAGGCAGGTTTCAATGTAGCTGTTCAGGGGACTGAGGGGTTTTTTGTAAACGGAGAAAAAAGAGAAGACAAAACTCTTACAACTCCTTCTATTTTTACTACAATAAAAAGAGTATATAAATATAAACCCGATTTTTTTATTATGGAAGTGAGCTCTCACGCAATTGCACAAAACAGGATTGAAGGGATTGATTTTACTGCTAAAATTTTAACTTCATTTTCCCAGGACCACCTTGATTATCATAAATCAATGAAAGAGTATAAAAAAATTAAAGAGGGTTTTTTTCAGGATGAAACACTTAAGATTGTAAATGGACAATGGAAAATGGATAATGGAAGATTTAGTATTATAACTGTGAGCGGTTATGATTTTAAAATTAATTCAAAAAATTTATATGTCTTAGAAAAATCGATAGTTAATGATATCCCGATGGCCGGTGAATTTAATAAAATGAATTTTTCTTTGGCCCTTAAAACAGCAGAAAATTTAACTTCATTATCCCTTAATAATTTTTTATTTGATAATTTTAAGGGTGTCCCAGGTAGAATGGAAATAGTATCTATTAATCCTTTGATAATTATAGATTTTGCCCATACTCCGGATGGAATGCAAAAAGTTATAAGTTCCCTTAAAGGAAAAAAACTGGTTGTATTTGGTGCCGGGGGAGACAGAGACAAGGGAAAAAGAGTAAAAATGGGAGAAGTTGCCGATAAACTGGCAGATTACATAATTTTAACAAATGACAATCCCCGTTGTGAAAAGCCTGAAGATATAGTAAGTGATATTAAAAGTGGTATAAAAAAAACTCCTTTTGAAATCATACTTGATAGAAAAGAAGCTATAAAAAGGGCGGTAGAACTTTCCAAAAATTTTGATGCGACACTGATTTTGGGAAAAGGGGATGAAAAATATATAGAACAATGCAGAGAAAAAATTCCTTTTTCTGACAGGGAAACAGTTAAAAACTTTTTAATTTAA